A genomic window from Flavobacterium johnsoniae includes:
- a CDS encoding response regulator — translation MGDDKKLGGKIVYLHSIIIHMTTIFLIDDDPDDREIFAELLAEDHPSIVLQQAINGADAFEKLKSENFTKPDLIFLDLNMPIMDGRTFLQHIKMDPDLKDIPVIIYTTSSSDLDRNFAMENKAAFFLTKQYSLQQQRKDIMAAIKNF, via the coding sequence ATGGGGGATGATAAAAAATTAGGAGGGAAAATAGTATATTTACACTCCATTATTATACATATGACGACCATTTTTTTAATTGATGATGATCCAGACGACCGCGAAATCTTTGCTGAACTGCTGGCCGAAGACCATCCCTCAATTGTACTGCAGCAAGCCATAAATGGCGCAGATGCCTTTGAAAAACTTAAATCTGAAAACTTTACAAAGCCGGATTTGATTTTTCTGGACCTCAATATGCCCATAATGGACGGGCGTACCTTCTTGCAGCACATTAAAATGGATCCGGACCTGAAGGATATACCGGTTATCATATATACGACATCCTCAAGTGATCTGGACAGGAATTTTGCCATGGAAAACAAGGCCGCCTTTTTCCTGACCAAACAATATTCGCTGCAGCAGCAGCGAAAGGATATTATGGCGGCCATAAAGAACTTCTAA
- a CDS encoding YciI family protein has product MKKFLLLLHEDIEKLNELSSKEMQQLADAHMNWAERLAAAGHLISGDGLQEKSVLISGKDCIIKDGPHLESKEIIGGYYLLQADDLKTAVELAKECPAHLYGGTTEIRQIMEMEEYGQ; this is encoded by the coding sequence ATGAAAAAGTTCCTATTATTACTTCATGAAGACATTGAAAAACTAAATGAGCTCTCATCAAAAGAAATGCAGCAGCTGGCTGATGCGCATATGAATTGGGCAGAGAGATTAGCCGCGGCAGGACATTTGATTTCAGGCGACGGACTGCAGGAAAAAAGTGTTTTGATCAGCGGGAAAGACTGCATCATCAAAGACGGGCCTCATCTGGAATCCAAAGAAATTATCGGCGGCTATTATTTACTGCAGGCAGACGATTTAAAAACGGCTGTCGAACTGGCCAAGGAATGTCCTGCCCATCTTTACGGAGGCACTACCGAAATCCGCCAGATAATGGAAATGGAAGAATATGGGCAATGA
- a CDS encoding DUF6596 domain-containing protein, which yields MGNEMFFGEERNYRALYGKLFAALLNQFGADYISEIEDAIHNSLLKSLKIRSQNTILKNMENWLFIVARNDLLNQIKKDKEINSFSAQHMEGYAAESCQTDLRLQTVLFISAVENISSQAKILFALKDIFGLSISEISRCTLMGKEAVYKSIARTKKNIQSQFKGKTVELDSIAAVREDIARAEEIFYAVFNIGYDCFDEKAQGVFNEDLCLDAMALAKLLYGRYKYGSTGSLLALFCFHAARSAARVVNGRLISFFSQDREKWNTELIALGFHYLKKPKTLNRFYLEAVIISRYMSIAELTQNDWLDIVKLHEIMQQVCLSPIARLNYCFCLAKIGKTQQALQILSQIEKELPAEHIYFSLVKAKILKETRPEESDYLFTSVLSKMNQKIRKEYLLENESVGL from the coding sequence ATGGGCAATGAAATGTTTTTCGGGGAAGAAAGGAATTATCGGGCATTATACGGAAAGCTGTTTGCAGCGTTATTAAATCAGTTTGGTGCAGATTATATTTCTGAAATTGAGGATGCCATTCATAATTCCTTATTAAAATCCTTAAAAATACGCAGCCAGAATACCATCCTGAAAAATATGGAAAACTGGCTTTTCATCGTTGCCCGAAATGACCTGCTGAACCAGATCAAAAAGGATAAAGAAATAAACAGTTTTTCTGCGCAACATATGGAAGGTTATGCGGCGGAAAGCTGCCAGACTGACCTGCGGCTCCAGACCGTTCTCTTTATATCTGCTGTAGAAAATATTTCCAGCCAAGCCAAAATACTCTTTGCTCTTAAGGATATTTTTGGGTTAAGCATATCTGAAATAAGCCGCTGCACCTTGATGGGTAAAGAAGCAGTTTACAAAAGCATTGCCAGGACAAAGAAAAACATCCAGTCCCAATTTAAGGGCAAAACTGTCGAACTGGATTCAATAGCAGCCGTCAGGGAAGATATCGCCAGGGCAGAAGAAATATTTTATGCTGTTTTTAATATAGGCTATGACTGTTTTGATGAAAAGGCCCAAGGGGTTTTCAATGAAGATTTATGCCTGGACGCAATGGCTCTGGCTAAACTTTTATACGGCCGCTATAAGTATGGCTCTACAGGCAGTCTGCTGGCCCTTTTCTGCTTTCATGCCGCAAGAAGTGCAGCCCGGGTTGTCAATGGCAGGCTCATTTCTTTTTTCAGCCAGGACCGCGAAAAATGGAATACGGAACTGATCGCTTTAGGCTTTCATTATCTTAAAAAACCCAAAACCTTAAACCGTTTTTATCTTGAAGCGGTTATTATCAGCAGGTACATGTCCATTGCGGAGCTAACACAAAATGACTGGCTTGATATTGTGAAATTACATGAAATCATGCAGCAGGTCTGCCTGTCTCCTATTGCAAGACTGAACTATTGTTTTTGTCTGGCTAAAATTGGAAAAACGCAGCAGGCGCTGCAGATTCTTTCTCAGATTGAAAAAGAGCTGCCGGCCGAACATATCTATTTTTCTCTGGTAAAAGCTAAAATCCTAAAAGAAACCAGACCTGAAGAGTCCGATTATCTATTCACTTCGGTGCTAAGTAAAATGAACCAGAAAATAAGGAAAGAATACCTGCTGGAAAACGAGTCAGTCGGATTATAA
- a CDS encoding fasciclin domain-containing protein, whose translation MKTRKFLALAVLTLGFGFTMNAQKTVMVGGAAMYPNKNIIENAVNSKDHTTLVAAVKAAGLVETLQGKGPFTVFAPTNEAFGKLPAGTVDNLLKPENMKMLQTILTYHVVAGKMNSSDIAKAIKAGKGKAVLKTVSGGTLTAWMEGKDLYISDENGNKSKVTIADVNQSNGVIHVVDAVLLPKM comes from the coding sequence ATGAAAACTAGAAAATTTTTAGCCTTGGCAGTCTTAACATTGGGATTCGGATTTACGATGAACGCCCAGAAAACCGTGATGGTGGGAGGGGCAGCAATGTATCCAAATAAAAACATAATAGAAAATGCAGTCAACTCTAAGGACCATACCACACTTGTGGCGGCGGTAAAAGCGGCGGGACTGGTAGAGACGCTTCAGGGAAAAGGCCCTTTCACCGTATTTGCACCCACCAATGAAGCCTTCGGCAAACTTCCTGCAGGAACAGTAGACAATTTACTGAAACCGGAAAACATGAAAATGCTGCAGACTATTCTGACCTATCATGTGGTTGCAGGAAAGATGAACAGTTCCGATATTGCAAAAGCGATAAAAGCAGGAAAAGGAAAAGCAGTGCTGAAAACAGTAAGCGGCGGTACGCTGACGGCCTGGATGGAGGGTAAGGATTTATATATCAGCGACGAGAACGGCAATAAGTCTAAGGTTACCATAGCGGACGTAAACCAGTCAAACGGTGTAATCCATGTGGTTGATGCTGTCCTGCTTCCAAAGATGTAA
- a CDS encoding ferritin-like domain-containing protein: MKNEVKIQQVNPSLDSRRNFLKISGLTLATAGLVLAGCSDNDNDDNMEDTSLPGIRNGVFDLGSGDFGVLTYAYALEQLEADFYTKVVNASNFNTVFSSLEREVLTDLYHHEVVHRDFFKAALTGALPNPGSQLLPSLAFNYGSLNFNSRTEVLATAKALEDTGVAAYNGAGRLIKTADYLLLAGKIVSVEARHAAAIRSLINPNSKDFAGDDIVNMSTGLDDAKDPSKILPIAANFITTKFTAKYLP, encoded by the coding sequence ATGAAAAACGAAGTTAAAATTCAGCAGGTAAACCCTTCACTTGACAGCAGAAGGAATTTCCTGAAAATCAGCGGTCTCACATTAGCTACAGCAGGTTTGGTTTTGGCCGGATGCAGCGACAATGATAATGACGATAACATGGAGGACACTTCACTTCCGGGAATACGAAACGGTGTATTTGATTTAGGGTCAGGGGATTTCGGCGTGCTTACATATGCCTACGCCCTTGAACAATTAGAAGCAGATTTTTACACTAAAGTGGTGAATGCCTCAAACTTCAATACGGTTTTCAGCAGTTTGGAACGTGAAGTTTTAACAGATCTGTACCACCATGAAGTGGTGCACAGGGATTTCTTTAAAGCGGCATTGACCGGAGCGCTTCCCAATCCGGGCTCTCAGCTGCTTCCCTCTTTAGCCTTTAATTACGGTTCCTTGAATTTCAACAGCCGCACTGAGGTACTGGCCACTGCAAAGGCGCTTGAGGATACGGGAGTGGCCGCCTACAACGGAGCCGGCAGATTGATAAAAACGGCTGACTACCTATTGCTGGCCGGAAAAATTGTTTCTGTAGAGGCCAGACATGCCGCCGCAATAAGAAGCCTGATCAATCCCAATTCAAAAGATTTCGCCGGAGATGATATTGTCAATATGTCAACAGGTCTGGATGACGCAAAAGATCCTTCTAAGATCCTGCCGATTGCCGCGAACTTTATTACTACAAAATTCACGGCCAAATACCTTCCTTAA
- a CDS encoding ferritin-like domain-containing protein, translating to MNILKFIETFTDDNLMKSTGTRRDSFSQFGNIGKNLAMASIPFGLSALTSKAFAKDITATPATPIGALQFALTLEYLENEFYAMALDSGVIPASENGGRDLKVFQQIADHESDHVKFLIAGLGGTASANFVPKPTFDFTVGGAFDPFNDYPTFLALAQAFEDTGVRAYKGQAANLITAPDLLTAALQIHSVEARHASEVRRLRGLKGWISNSERGAGMPAATQAVYDGEGITMQAGFNTASAFGAAAGSEAYDEPLTTQQVVDIANIFIV from the coding sequence ATGAATATCTTAAAATTTATAGAAACTTTTACCGATGATAATTTGATGAAAAGCACCGGCACCCGCAGGGACAGCTTTTCGCAGTTTGGGAATATCGGAAAAAATCTAGCCATGGCATCAATCCCTTTCGGATTATCAGCTCTTACCAGCAAAGCTTTTGCTAAAGACATTACAGCAACTCCGGCAACTCCTATCGGGGCACTCCAGTTTGCATTGACTCTGGAATATCTTGAAAATGAATTTTATGCTATGGCACTGGATTCAGGGGTGATCCCTGCCTCTGAAAACGGCGGACGGGATCTGAAAGTTTTCCAGCAGATTGCAGATCATGAATCCGACCATGTCAAGTTTTTGATTGCAGGACTGGGAGGAACGGCAAGTGCCAATTTTGTTCCAAAACCTACTTTCGATTTTACAGTAGGAGGAGCTTTTGATCCTTTCAATGATTACCCTACCTTTTTAGCGTTAGCGCAGGCTTTTGAGGATACCGGTGTAAGGGCCTACAAAGGCCAGGCGGCCAACTTGATAACAGCACCCGATTTATTGACCGCTGCCTTGCAGATCCATTCTGTTGAAGCGCGCCATGCTTCAGAAGTCAGAAGGCTCAGAGGTCTTAAAGGATGGATTTCCAATTCTGAGAGAGGTGCAGGAATGCCGGCTGCGACACAGGCTGTGTATGATGGAGAAGGTATCACGATGCAGGCAGGGTTCAACACGGCCTCTGCATTTGGAGCCGCGGCAGGATCTGAAGCCTATGACGAACCGCTTACCACCCAGCAGGTGGTCGATATCGCCAACATCTTTATTGTCTGA
- a CDS encoding chloride channel protein, translated as MFKKQLIKAKQVLMLGQRQLSRKQFIFLSSVLIGITASFAVIFLKAFAHWVYSFATYINGTLKLSFLNSILPVVGILLTVLVVKKALGGTLEKGTSQILYIVARKASIIPKKQMYAQIITSSLTVGLGGSAGLESPIVITGAAFGSNYAQQFRLSYQERTLLIGCGVAAGIAAAFNAPIAGVLFAIEVLLVDVTISAFTPIMIAAATGALVSAIVLNENILLAFREKQTFDYHNIPFYVLMGLFTGFTAVFYARNFLRTEHAFAHLKYGPYKKALIGACILGLMIFIFPTLFGEGYESIKTLADKDPGRLLENTLFSDLASNDWMLLGFVGASMLLKAFASGITLGSGGNGGNFAPSLFLGSYAGYFFSKLLNLSGLTDLPVGNFTLVGMAGILSGLFHAPLTAIFLIAEITGGYDLMIPLMIVASVSFAVSKRFEKHSLDVKNLARKGNAFTSNKDSNILCTLEIEDLIKKDYLTVEPDQPLADVAGLLAHSDQVIFAAVDNENELRGLVYFNDIREVIFDNLKTESILVKDIMTQPVQPVHLFDSMETVMKKFEKSGKVFLPVLKNGKYYGFITKSDVLESYRNRLKSMIFE; from the coding sequence ATGTTCAAAAAGCAGCTCATCAAAGCAAAACAGGTATTGATGCTCGGACAGCGGCAGCTCTCCCGCAAACAGTTTATATTTCTCTCAAGTGTTCTTATCGGCATTACCGCATCCTTTGCGGTAATCTTTCTAAAGGCTTTTGCCCACTGGGTATATTCATTTGCAACCTACATCAACGGAACATTAAAATTGAGTTTCCTTAACAGCATACTGCCTGTTGTTGGAATCCTGCTTACTGTTCTGGTAGTGAAAAAAGCATTGGGCGGGACCCTGGAAAAGGGGACTTCACAGATTTTGTATATAGTGGCTAGAAAAGCCAGCATTATCCCTAAAAAGCAGATGTATGCCCAGATTATCACCAGCTCGCTGACCGTCGGACTTGGAGGGTCTGCCGGATTGGAAAGCCCTATCGTGATCACGGGCGCCGCATTCGGTTCCAATTATGCCCAGCAGTTCAGGCTGAGCTATCAGGAGCGCACGCTGCTGATTGGATGCGGGGTGGCAGCAGGCATTGCCGCCGCATTCAATGCCCCCATCGCAGGGGTGCTTTTTGCCATCGAGGTGCTGCTTGTCGATGTGACCATTTCGGCTTTTACCCCCATAATGATTGCCGCGGCCACAGGTGCGCTGGTTTCCGCAATCGTCCTGAATGAAAACATACTGCTGGCTTTCCGCGAAAAACAGACCTTTGACTACCATAATATTCCCTTCTATGTTTTGATGGGGCTTTTCACAGGCTTTACAGCGGTATTCTACGCCCGCAATTTTTTAAGGACCGAACATGCCTTTGCGCATTTAAAATACGGCCCCTATAAAAAAGCACTTATCGGCGCCTGCATTCTGGGTCTCATGATCTTTATATTTCCCACCCTTTTCGGAGAAGGATATGAAAGCATCAAAACTCTTGCTGATAAGGATCCCGGAAGGCTGCTGGAAAACACGCTGTTCTCGGATTTGGCGTCCAATGACTGGATGCTGCTGGGCTTTGTCGGGGCTTCCATGCTGCTCAAAGCTTTTGCCTCAGGCATAACATTGGGAAGCGGCGGCAACGGGGGGAATTTTGCCCCTTCCCTCTTCCTTGGCTCATATGCCGGTTATTTCTTCTCAAAACTTTTAAACCTCTCCGGTCTTACCGATCTGCCTGTGGGCAATTTTACCCTGGTGGGTATGGCCGGGATTCTCAGCGGTCTTTTTCATGCGCCGCTGACCGCCATTTTCCTTATTGCGGAAATAACCGGAGGATACGATCTGATGATTCCCCTGATGATTGTCGCCTCGGTAAGTTTTGCCGTTTCCAAACGTTTTGAAAAGCACTCCCTCGATGTAAAAAACCTGGCCAGAAAAGGAAATGCCTTTACAAGCAATAAGGATTCTAATATCCTCTGCACCCTAGAGATTGAAGACCTGATAAAAAAAGATTATCTGACCGTGGAACCCGATCAGCCGCTTGCAGACGTCGCCGGGCTTCTGGCACATTCCGACCAGGTGATTTTTGCAGCCGTCGATAATGAGAATGAGCTTCGGGGACTGGTTTACTTCAATGACATAAGGGAAGTGATTTTCGATAATCTCAAAACAGAAAGCATTCTGGTCAAGGATATCATGACACAGCCCGTGCAGCCCGTGCATCTTTTTGACAGCATGGAAACGGTGATGAAAAAATTTGAGAAAAGCGGCAAGGTCTTTCTTCCGGTGCTCAAAAACGGAAAATATTACGGCTTCATAACAAAATCAGACGTTCTGGAATCCTACCGCAACAGGCTCAAATCAATGATTTTCGAATAG
- a CDS encoding DUF389 domain-containing protein codes for MRILTDLLNLHEGEDDRAKTLEAVKKNITFKGANLWILACAIIVASVGLNVNSTAVIIGAMLISPLMGPIVGAGFALGIYDFSLLKKSLNNLLTATAVSLAVSTLYFYLSPFKDVQSELLARTSPNIYDILIAFFGGLVGVIAVTRSEKGNPIPGVAIATALMPPLCTAGYGLATGQWKFFLGAFYLYSINCVFIGIATFLIIKYLNYPAVKQIDESHQKRVKYTIAFLITVMLVPSSYLAYSLYREQQFKKNADLFIENEFSAKGYTIVYRKTDFNPKNKRLELAFLSKRFSEAEIKDLAGRLSRNKYLAGTQLLIRQDSTDRFNALKGDILNQIKSSENEMNLKDVRIMQLEKELARNQFDSRQILKETRALYPAVNSLSISRNTLVSPKDSITSVTAVIYDASKDLSKTDSEKLQKWLNERLSVNDVELFRKH; via the coding sequence ATGAGAATACTAACAGATTTGCTGAACCTTCATGAAGGGGAGGACGACAGGGCAAAAACACTCGAAGCCGTTAAGAAAAACATCACCTTCAAAGGTGCCAATCTCTGGATTCTGGCCTGCGCCATAATCGTCGCCTCGGTCGGGCTCAATGTAAACTCCACCGCGGTGATTATCGGAGCCATGCTGATATCCCCTTTGATGGGGCCGATAGTAGGCGCCGGGTTTGCTTTGGGCATCTATGACTTCTCACTGCTGAAGAAATCACTTAATAACCTGCTTACGGCAACTGCTGTAAGTCTGGCGGTATCCACCCTTTATTTTTACCTGAGCCCCTTTAAGGATGTGCAGTCCGAACTGCTGGCCAGAACCTCTCCCAATATTTACGATATCCTAATAGCCTTCTTTGGAGGCCTTGTGGGGGTTATTGCCGTGACCAGGTCCGAAAAAGGGAACCCGATTCCCGGTGTGGCCATTGCAACAGCACTTATGCCGCCGCTCTGTACGGCAGGTTACGGACTTGCTACCGGACAGTGGAAATTTTTCCTGGGGGCTTTCTACCTCTACAGCATCAACTGTGTCTTTATAGGTATCGCAACCTTTCTGATTATAAAATACCTGAACTACCCTGCCGTAAAGCAGATAGATGAAAGCCATCAGAAAAGGGTCAAATACACCATCGCCTTTCTAATCACTGTTATGCTGGTGCCCAGCAGCTATCTTGCCTATTCGCTTTACAGGGAACAGCAGTTCAAAAAAAATGCGGATCTTTTTATTGAAAATGAGTTTTCCGCCAAAGGATATACCATCGTGTACAGAAAGACGGACTTCAACCCTAAAAACAAAAGGCTCGAACTGGCATTCCTCTCAAAACGCTTTTCTGAAGCAGAAATAAAAGACCTTGCCGGAAGACTCAGCCGGAACAAATACCTGGCCGGCACCCAGCTGCTCATTAGGCAGGACAGTACCGACCGTTTCAATGCCCTGAAGGGAGATATTCTGAACCAGATCAAAAGCAGCGAAAATGAAATGAACCTGAAAGATGTCAGGATCATGCAGCTGGAGAAAGAACTGGCCAGAAACCAATTTGACAGCCGCCAGATCCTCAAAGAAACCCGTGCGCTCTATCCTGCAGTCAATTCATTATCCATCAGCAGAAATACCCTTGTAAGCCCTAAAGACAGCATTACTTCGGTAACGGCTGTTATCTATGACGCATCAAAAGACCTTTCCAAAACAGACAGCGAAAAACTGCAGAAATGGCTCAATGAACGCTTATCGGTAAATGATGTGGAACTCTTCCGCAAACACTAA
- the nhaA gene encoding Na+/H+ antiporter NhaA: protein MTKLINLKIFAHFFRSSSAGGIFLITSLLVSLAIANSGWSEGFKGILNFELGFNTAWIHLKYPVGLWINDGLMAVFFLMVGLEIKREVIEGELSTFSHAVLPVLAAAGGVAVPALIYAFFNASDPQTAKGWGIPMATDIAFALGILSLLGSRVPSGLKIFLAALAIVDDLIAILVIALFYSSELNFMYLGYAGALLVLLVIFNRSGIKNLLFYLLPGILIWYFIHHSGVHATIAGVLVAMTIPTNEDDTESPLEKLEHFLACPVNFLIMPVFALANTNITFEPAMLQGLFSSLGLGIVLGLFLGKPVGIFIMSWLSVKLKIAALPESVTWVHVLGLGLLGGIGFTMSIFIALLSFNDAVLQNEAKFAILAASTAAGITGFSILRLYSRKQKMRF, encoded by the coding sequence ATGACAAAACTGATCAACTTAAAAATATTCGCGCATTTTTTCCGCTCCTCCTCGGCAGGCGGCATTTTTTTGATAACATCCCTGCTGGTGTCTTTGGCCATTGCCAATTCTGGCTGGTCGGAAGGTTTTAAAGGGATCCTTAACTTTGAACTGGGATTCAATACAGCCTGGATTCATTTAAAATATCCTGTAGGGCTTTGGATCAATGACGGGCTGATGGCGGTTTTCTTCCTGATGGTCGGTCTGGAGATTAAACGGGAGGTAATAGAAGGGGAGCTTTCCACCTTTTCACATGCGGTTCTGCCTGTCCTTGCCGCGGCGGGAGGGGTAGCGGTCCCTGCCCTGATTTACGCATTTTTTAATGCTTCGGATCCCCAAACAGCTAAAGGCTGGGGCATTCCTATGGCTACGGATATCGCCTTTGCACTTGGAATTTTATCGCTTTTGGGCAGCAGAGTGCCTTCTGGGCTGAAGATTTTTCTGGCCGCCCTTGCAATTGTCGATGATTTGATTGCAATTTTAGTGATAGCCTTATTCTATTCCTCGGAGCTGAACTTTATGTATCTGGGCTATGCGGGAGCATTGCTGGTTTTATTGGTCATTTTTAACCGCTCAGGTATTAAAAACCTGCTGTTTTACCTGCTCCCGGGGATATTGATCTGGTATTTTATACATCATTCCGGGGTCCATGCGACCATAGCCGGAGTATTGGTGGCGATGACCATACCAACCAATGAAGACGATACCGAGTCGCCGCTTGAAAAACTGGAGCATTTCCTTGCGTGTCCTGTCAATTTTCTGATTATGCCTGTCTTTGCGCTTGCCAATACCAATATAACCTTTGAACCTGCTATGTTGCAGGGGCTTTTCAGCAGTCTGGGCCTTGGGATAGTCCTGGGTCTTTTTTTGGGCAAGCCTGTCGGGATTTTTATCATGTCCTGGCTGTCGGTAAAGCTGAAAATAGCCGCACTGCCCGAATCTGTCACCTGGGTGCATGTGCTAGGACTTGGACTGCTGGGAGGAATAGGCTTTACGATGTCGATATTTATTGCTTTACTGTCTTTTAACGATGCGGTGCTGCAGAACGAAGCCAAATTTGCCATACTGGCAGCTTCCACGGCGGCGGGCATCACAGGCTTCTCCATTCTGCGGCTGTACAGCAGAAAACAGAAAATGAGATTTTAG
- a CDS encoding T9SS type A sorting domain-containing protein: MKLKLIVLLTLCMSPFLYCQDWNGIPVPANAGTGKIWKIQPQSDDFNYTYKASTNQATIGGKWTNFYHNTWDGPGPTKWRYENTTVSGGNLHVFATRQANETKTFTVDCDGDNVAESWTMAATRAGCITSKTRVKYPVYVEARFKIANAVMASDIWMLSPDDTQEIDILEAYGGKATRNDWLAQRLHLSHHVFIRSPFLDYQPTDASTWYTGATKTYWTDKWIRLGVYWASPTRLEYYLDGQLVKVMDNLDTVNGKDGIDPLNYTSTATPRTAATRTGLVKEMDIIINMEDQNWNACKGRTPTDEEITNFDNHNFNIDWIRIYKPVTDPNLGKQDAKIEEKKLMLFPNPFKDSIQINSEKNISTVQIYSLSGTKLLVEKINNTNATIATKNLSAGMYIAKINWEDGTTISQKVIKQ, translated from the coding sequence ATGAAACTAAAATTAATTGTACTGCTTACTTTATGTATGTCTCCATTTTTATACTGTCAAGATTGGAATGGTATTCCCGTTCCTGCAAATGCTGGAACAGGAAAAATTTGGAAAATTCAGCCACAGTCTGATGATTTTAATTACACCTATAAAGCGTCCACTAATCAAGCAACGATTGGCGGAAAGTGGACTAACTTTTATCACAACACTTGGGATGGTCCAGGGCCTACAAAATGGAGGTATGAGAATACTACCGTTAGCGGAGGAAATCTGCATGTTTTTGCAACTAGACAGGCAAATGAAACTAAGACTTTTACTGTAGATTGTGATGGAGATAATGTTGCCGAAAGCTGGACTATGGCGGCTACAAGAGCGGGCTGCATTACATCGAAAACAAGGGTAAAGTACCCTGTATATGTAGAAGCGCGTTTTAAAATCGCAAATGCAGTTATGGCTTCTGATATTTGGATGCTTAGTCCAGATGACACCCAAGAAATCGATATCCTGGAAGCATACGGCGGAAAAGCAACTAGAAATGATTGGCTAGCACAACGTTTGCATTTAAGTCACCATGTATTTATTAGAAGTCCGTTTTTGGATTATCAGCCTACCGATGCCAGCACATGGTACACGGGAGCTACAAAAACCTATTGGACAGACAAATGGATTCGTCTTGGTGTGTACTGGGCTAGTCCAACTCGGTTAGAATACTACTTGGATGGTCAATTAGTCAAGGTAATGGACAATCTAGATACTGTGAACGGCAAAGACGGAATAGACCCATTAAATTATACCTCAACAGCTACTCCAAGAACTGCCGCTACACGCACGGGACTGGTAAAAGAAATGGATATCATTATTAATATGGAAGATCAAAACTGGAATGCCTGTAAAGGACGTACTCCTACTGATGAAGAAATTACAAATTTTGACAATCATAATTTCAATATCGATTGGATTCGAATTTACAAACCTGTGACCGATCCAAATTTAGGGAAACAAGATGCCAAGATTGAAGAAAAAAAATTGATGCTATTTCCAAATCCTTTTAAAGATTCTATTCAAATAAATTCAGAAAAAAACATAAGCACTGTCCAAATTTACAGTTTAAGCGGAACTAAATTGTTGGTTGAAAAAATCAATAATACCAATGCTACTATTGCTACTAAAAACTTAAGCGCTGGAATGTATATTGCAAAAATTAACTGGGAAGATGGCACTACAATTTCCCAAAAGGTCATAAAACAATAA